TCCATCACCTTAGTTATCCAAAAGGCCTGTCTATCAATGATGGAATCAGTCCTGCGTCTTCTACAGTACAATATGCTACAATTTCGGATGCTATTGGCCATATTAAACAACTAGGTCAAAATTCTTTTTTAGCTAAGACAGATATAGAATCTGCATTTAGGATTGTTCCCATTCATCCAGATGATCGTAGAATGTTAGGGTTAATATGGGATGGAAATttctattttgacaaatgtTTACCAATGGGGTTATCAGAAAGCTGCAAAATTTTTGAAGAACTCAGTACTGCTTTAGAATGGGTGGCCTATTCAAAACTCAAAGCCCCATCAGTGGTTCATGTTTTAGATGATTTTCTGTTCATGGCCACCACAAAATCAGAGTGCATGGCCATACTTCAAAACTTTCAGGATATGTGTTCTTATATTGGTATCCCATTAGCCCCAGATAAGACTTTTGGCCCAGAACAGGTATTGCCATTCCTGGGGATTACCCTAGATACAACAAAAATGGAAGCTAGGCTCCCTCAGGATAAATTGGACCGTTGCAGAGACTTAATAACATCTTTTAAAACCCGTAAAAAGGTCACATTAAAAAATCTACAGTCTCTCATTGGTACGTTACAGTTTGCCACTGCAGTTGTTTTGCCAGGTCGTGCCTTCCTACGTCGTCTCATTGATATAACGATTGGGATTCAAAAGTCATTTCATCTTGTCCGCCTTCCAAAGTCTGCTAAAGCTGACCTCATCATGTGGGAAGAATTTTTACAATCATTCAATGGTTCTCAATTTTTCCTAGATGATAGGTGGATGCTAAGTGATAGTATCAATTTTTTCACAGACTCCTCTTATTTGGGCTTTGGGGGGATGTTTGGAAACAATTGGTTTTACGGTACCTGGGTCATCAAAGTTCAAGAACAAAAAGTAAATATAGCCATTCTAGAGCTTTATCCCATTGTGTTGGCAATCCTAGCTTGGGGGGACCAGTTAAAACATAAGTGTATTCGATTTTTCACGGACAACCAGGCTTTAGTTCCAGTGATCAATAAACAATCATCACGAGACCCAATTCTCATGAGGCTTGTACGCAAACTAGTACTGTCATGCCTCAATT
This genomic stretch from Pecten maximus chromosome 13, xPecMax1.1, whole genome shotgun sequence harbors:
- the LOC117341025 gene encoding uncharacterized protein LOC117341025 isoform X1 — encoded protein: MIEVALDPIAAASISTAVPPAKEVIIQATAPHSRMLHVPILDQCKIFVPHDSNTNNILPTDSNHTPLEHRVSPDIVTPIIADRLAEMLDGYDVGKTQYLVNGFKEGFRIHYEGGDFRPTCQNLKSAKDLPGVVEEKLKKELQGGRIAGPFINSPYEQFHVSPIGVVPKKEPGKFRMIHHLSYPKGLSINDGISPASSTVQYATISDAIGHIKQLGQNSFLAKTDIESAFRIVPIHPDDRRMLGLIWDGNFYFDKCLPMGLSESCKIFEELSTALEWVAYSKLKAPSVVHVLDDFLFMATTKSECMAILQNFQDMCSYIGIPLAPDKTFGPEQVLPFLGITLDTTKMEARLPQDKLDRCRDLITSFKTRKKVTLKNLQSLIGTLQFATAVVLPGRAFLRRLIDITIGIQKSFHLVRLPKSAKADLIMWEEFLQSFNGSQFFLDDRWMLSDSINFFTDSSYLGFGGMFGNNWFYGTWVIKVQEQKVNIAILELYPIVLAILAWGDQLKHKCIRFFTDNQALVPVINKQSSRDPILMRLVRKLVLSCLNYNILFKCVHIRGHDNSLADALSRLQVEKFKKLCPSASPEPTQVQSLLDQELYLLP